The sequence AGTATGTGTTATTTTGTTATACAATGGTATCATATTACTTATAATATATATGTCAATTGTCATTTCAGCGATTGCGATAATATGAACCTTATATTTTGCTTAAGTCATAGCATATAGTTATTTAGATCATAGGACTATGTTTTAAATGATCATAAGTGTGTATCTTCATTAGGTCGAGACGACTTTTACAAAGCGGGGGAGAGTGTGACGGGTGCAGATTTTATACATAGTTTATAACAGTATGGTATTGGTTTAAATTTAGTGGCCTGTAGCCTAAATAGTATAGCAATGGTTTATTGATTTTATTCGGAATTCTTCTGATACTTAGGGCAGTAGAATACAGATGATCGATAGTGTAACATCGTGCATTTTCATATGCACATTTAGATGTATTAAAGCTTAATTATTTTGGCAAATTAATGGTTAGGCAATACATAGAGATAAAAGGTATGTAGGTTTTTGTACAGGTTTTCCGTTGGCTGTGGAATTGTGTATTTATCGGTTGGATTGAGTTGTTTTATTGCTTCCTTTGATTTTCCCGCCTCGCGCCATTTTTTCCCGGACTGTCAAATGATCGAACTTTATCTTTGTCACTTTTTACTTTACTAATTTATTGGTTACAGCAGTTCAGAGCACCACTGCACCTGGGAAAGGACATAGAGAGTGTGTAGAGAGTGTGTTACCAGAATTGTATGTGGGCTGTGGATCCCATAGATCCAGTAAGTATTTGTATAAGTATTTGTATAAGTATCTGAAGGGTGTAAGTAATTTTTACAAGTCTAAGTAATTGTGTTACTATTGGCAAATGTATATGTATtccatacatgtatatctttgtaTTTACATGTGTATTTATTGTACTTTTGATCTGTAAAGCTTTTGCTTGTTAAGGGACCTATTATACACTTTGGATCAAGgattgtattgttttaaatataaaagaactGTCGAACCACAAGTACAAGTACGgaactattttatattttatcatttatataaatgacgacatgtatattatatatctttAGTTACTGCGTACCAGCTGACAGGATCATATAGTAAAATATGTGTAATTGTTAATTTCAGAGCGACGTTTGAGCGTTTTGAGGTTAGAAATCTCTATATCCTCATGTCGTATAACAGACTGGTTTTACGAGAAGATTTCGTGTCAATTTATTATATAAAgctgaacagaaataaataactaTGCTGTACCTATGACTTCGTTTGTTACGTATTTCCATACAAATCACGGGAAGCCAGGGTTACATTATGAACTTTAgaacatgaatttttgtttctaaaatattcaaaaatccaaatcaagaaaaaaagatgaccgcgtcaggaatcgaaccccgaACCGCCGCGGCAagaaagacattttcccgtcgtcgtaacgaATAGCGCtttagctgaagtagtgaataatgacttcaaaatatagatatttataatcgagacagtttacctggagtaaaagcgtgacaaacgcttttcgattttcgattttaacagcaaattctcatgtgtttccgtaacataaagtttgtcagtaattaagttttaaagccttcttaagaaatatagcatttatttcaagatatctaaaaataatatttttttgttgttgaacgatctggaggcatgccgctttaatatTTTACTTGAATTGACGGTTGAATTGTGTCTGTCCAGAACGACAAAGAAAATTTCAGCCTGGCTTTTGAAAGTATTTAAAACTTCATCACTTTCTCAATAAATTATTAAACGCTAGCCGGTATCTGGATTAAAAAAGGATACTTGTAATCTTGTGAAAATGCTTTCTTACTATTGCTTGTTGGCTAGCTTGGTAGCAGCACCAAAATATATATAGAACCATCTAAGTTGGTGGGTCCAGAAGAACAAGAAATATCAACAGAAATAAACCATTTTCTTGATTGTGATTCTTCATTTTTTGTTAGAAAGTGTTGAGCATGTGCAAATCAACTCAAAATCATTTGATGTATGCCTCTGAGAGCGAAAGATAATAGTCATAAGTGTCTATTTCCTTACCGCGCATTGGATAAAATAATGTGTAAAGTTTAAGTGATTTTCTTTACACTTTAATATGAAGGtgcataaaatgtttatttttgactgTGCAGTGAATTTGAGCGTGTTTGTCTTTACCAGAAGTTTTTCGTTCAAATATTTCTATAACGTACTATTACACtgtaataaataaacataaatcctTCTCAAGAATTTGTACCGACGTCTGTAAATTTAATATGGACTTGAAATTATTGGACAATACAAATATGGAAAATTTAACAACCTTCTAAATAAATCTATGCATGGACTATTATTCCCGTAAAGTAGTTCCTTAATGCATCACCACGCACTATATAGTTCCCGGTGTACGTGGTGTGTGTCCACTGCACAATCACTTTCTGATGCTTCTTCACGGTGGCAACAGCCTGTGCCATGGGACAAGAAACAGCACTAGCATCAAATGCATAGGATGAGGCGTACGTCGTGTCCCCTACCTTGATGTCAAAGTACAAATTCTGATTGTTAGCAAAACACATTTGTGCACTGAATGAGTATGTTCCATGCACAGGTGCCGTGAACTCCCCTGTAGAATTATTGTAAGCTCCTCCCTCGTTCACCAAGACGCGAGTAAAAACCATGGTCTGGCCTGCAGCAGGACTCAAGTCGTCAACCGAGTAAGCGTTAAAGGCAACGTTAGGCactggaaaatatgatttataacaGTCTAAATTGATATGGAAGATATCTCAATAGAGCGATGCATAATAAATGCGTGCTTTTATTAAAACTCACTGAGTAATCTATCGATATTGTCTGACATATGAAAATACAAACAGAGCGTTTTAATGTGTGGAACTGATAtgtcaaaaacaattttactCTATAATACCTTTTATTACATGGCTCCTTATATAAattgccggtccatagtttgtgttgTATTACCGGTCTATATTCCGCACATCTTAGCTTGGCTactatgtcaaacattttaaaatgaaactgtaAAGATTAGTTCctgatgtcatgttataaaaACCCCATTGAACAGGTTGCCGGtaaatattcaaaactattgactCAATAAGCGTATACTATTTGTAGTACTTAGTGACGTTTGCACAATCTGAGAAAGAAGTGATATTAGAAACAGATCTATTATAGAAATATACGTCACTGGCACCTGCAAGGCGGATAACTCATGTTTAGTTTTTGGTTCGACAGGAATGAACTACGTGTATATCgtaattataataatgtttacTAGTTCcgggtgcagatgggaatatccggttcTCGGGCGGTAATGAGGCTCCGCATGTATgcattaagaattttttttttagtttattttatatattattatatattgaaaGGAAAGATCTCTTATTCGTTTTTATCTACAATGCAGCAGGCAATTTTTCTACACCCTGTTACTCATAATTTATAATGCATTGTCTTTTAATACTTGATACTGCATTTAAGATGAATGTCTTAAACATGTGTTTGAATACATATACTTTGGAAATAGATTTAGTTTTGCGTTCTTTGATGGCAAAtaattaaaacacggttttgagttcagatgcgtagtaacgAAAAtgcaacaaagcacgcaaaactaaagtCTGTTttcattctaacacgttcgaatttcACCAGGAGGGATACTAGTCAGGAATCCGTTTTTAGGTGTAAATTGACGAAGTAAACCGGAATACTATTAGCCAAATGTAGGTCATTTTGTGAAACGTGTTTAAATTGACAAGACAATAATTTGGCAGCAATTTTGAAATTCGTTAAGGAGGATTAGCGGATTATCAGAAGTTAGTTTATAGAGTATAAAACAGAATagaatgaagttttaatattccACATTGTTAACGATTATGATATATTGCCGTTAATCTGAATTCAACTGCCTTTATGCCTTCATGTTACTTACGACAGACGTCATTGCCACATGCTGACACCTGGTTGGTATCGCCTTCACAGTTCTTTCCTAACGGTGATGGACGGGGATTTGTACATGTCCTTGACCGGGTCTTTGTTCCACCCCCGCAGGTGACAGTGCAGCTGTCCCATACTCCCCAGTTTGACCAACCACCATCTGAAACAAGAAAAATAGCGTAGTgtggctatatattttaatccTGATAAGGTCTTCATGAACTATTACGAAAGGATGAGTCGTAACAAAATGGAGCCAACTCAGTCTCGAATTGAGAAAAGACATTTGCCTTTACGTTGCATTGTACTTGAGAAGAAAAATGTTATCGTTTGGATTTAATAGATATGTCTGAAAATAGTCTAAAGTAGTGGAAGAAAGTCAAACATTTTAGTTTATAAATGTCTGGTATTTCGAAACTAAATGTTTGAGCTTATCTCAGCAGAGAATTATGTTACTAACTGGAAATATTGGCATGCCCAAAACGAGTTTAAACCCTAACTTGGTTGTGTTATTTTCttaaaaggatcttcttatagattttactaTCGATTACAGCAGAGTCATTAAGCTTTAAGCACCTTGTGGTGGATGTAAAAGGTCTTCCGGTTTACAAGCATTTTTAATTAACTCTTTTGGAAAGTAGGTATGTCAATACTAGAGCGCATCAGTCAGCGCATCAGTCAGACCAACTAGAACATGCTACCTGTGGTTAAATACAAAACCTTGCATAGGAATTAATCCCTTTCCGTGTAATATAGCATGTACTCGTGACAGTCAGAAAAATCAAAAGCTTTGACTCAGTTTTGCTTATTTACTGCTACTTTGGAataatggagtccattcaatataacTTTactagaattccacttaagccggtgctgtgTTGTGTTTGGGGTTGGTGGTGGAGTTGTTAATTCTATTGCCTATCacgaacagactcattcaaaccgagtctgctattatttgcttACGGTCGTTTTatcttcttgtagattttattatttgacatggaaacctagtttttgacctaggaTCAATTTCAAACTCGTCTGAATTTTTAAGGTAGATagtcttaccaagtttcattaagatcctGTCCAAAATTATTACCTTTAGGTTAATAACAGTAGAATTGCTGACGACACACTATGACGACAACGGACACAGAGCgattatatatattaattactAGCTCATTTTCAAGAGGTCAGGTAATATAAATCCCAGACAAAGTATATATAATATACGCGTACTCGCGCAAGGTCCCGGGAAACACAACTTGACATCCATGGTATCGCCGTAGCAATTATCTCCGAACCTATCTGGCACAGGGTTAGTACATGTACGATGATGTCTCTGAATCCCGATATCGCAGCTGACAGAGCATGTTTCCCAATCCTGCCATTTAGTCCAGCCTCCGTGAACTGAAAGTTATAACTTGTAATCAACTAAAAACACAACCTTGCATGAGATCGGAGGAACAAATgtgtatgatatacatgtatttgtatgtatTGAATTTAATGCCTTATTCAATTGTACTCGCTAATAAACCTGATCGTCTTATAGATAAACGTTCGTTGTTCTACTGTTAATTGCCAATTCTccttttgaataaactttgtttCAAACTAATTAAGTATACAAATCCGCAATTAATCCTTACTCTATTGATACGCTCAGGCATTGACGCTGCGTATTATTACGCGACATTAGTTTAGATAGAGTTAGTTTGGTACAACATATTACATATACAACAACCAATTAGTGATTGACCAAATTCATATATGtagtaaaatacaataaacatCAACAAATTGCCGCCATAAACATGTAACCATTACAGCAAATAGGGATAAcacaaaaatggaaataaatcccTAATCACCTTTGGGGTCCATTGCAAAGGCAACaggaaaatataatatataattctGGAAATAACATTATTTGCTTGAATACATTTCTATTTCTAGACATGATCACAGttggtttaataaaaaaatacagttaaacaCTTATCTGTCGTCACTTTAAGAtcagaaataaacacaaaatttatcatttatacCGGTGTAAGCAAAGGATTAAGCGCCATACAAGTATAATAAAATATAccttatttaacaaaataaaatgaaaaacaactaCTGTAACAGTACCATTGACTCGAGATTCATGTTGACAGGAATGGTAATGCAATATTTAGAATGTtataatttcattattcaaatgAAGTAGACTCGAGCAATATTTATGTTCTaaatcaaattattatatttaaatctCTATAACAGTGTATAGATCAACTTTACACATCCATTCAAGACAAACACGACGCTGAAAACGTACCAGTTGTAAACATTGATTTTGGAGGATAAGGAAGGCCGATGCGCATTGCAGACTGCCAAAtggaaaatgacaaatatttaattgaaaatgctAGATGTCAAAAATGACTGTGAAATGGTTATCTGCAAACGATAATGGTAATTGTTAATTGCGAAATGCGAGACAATAAATGGAAAATTCTAAATTGCTTAGTGCTTATTCATATTAAGAGTTGATTATATCAGTGGATGAATGCATCCTCCTTTGAAAACTCATTGTCCTTTGTTACaaaactttgttaacatttttCAATCTTTATAGTGTAAACAGATTCGGTCCCTATGCTGCCACGAGCATATAAACGCTTCATATCAGACTGAAAGAACAATACTTGTTATAGAATATTTAGAAGTTCCATGTGTACGTTAACGAGATCCAGCTCATATACTTCTAAAAATAGATAAGTCGACAAGTAGCAATACGCATTTACTATTTGACACTTAGTATAAACTGTATGGCATACACCCTTTAGTATCTAGCATAAAACAATGTGTATTTGTTATTTAACAACAAGTAACTGGTATTTAGCGTTATACATTTGTCACTTAGCATTGAACAATTATGGAAGGTCAGTGCGCCATGCTTATTGCCgaatgcaaaatgccaaatagTTAGTGCAATTATTTGCCAAATGCTTAATGTTTGAAAACTGGCTGAAAAAACGGCAACTGTCAATGATACATACTAGTTGTAAATTGCGAAAATCCGAAATAATACGTATCTATGCCAAATAATTTCTAAGTACTCATTCAAATTAAGCGCTGAGTATATCAGTGGACGAATGCATACTTTAAAGTCCATGGCGGATTAGAATCAAACGTTTCTTTATGGGACACCAATTATGcctataaaaatttaaacaatattttaagggGAAATGCCACAGTTGTGTCGggtttttatataggcaaagaaggaaaattttaactagcggggagaattttcttaaactttgcatgatcatagatCATCCTATTagaaacaaaatgcaaaaaatgGGTGTCACggtgctactttttgagttatctgcacCTGAATGCGAGATTTTTGCTCTtcaaggtcattttcaagggcagataactcaaaatctaGCGTACGGATACCttatttcatttcacattattttttgttattacatttccagtcattatgcaaagttttaaaccattttatcaaacagaatttttgctttgttttaacgagtaaacatactgcatttctcttgaaaaaaggggcataattggaagaaattttctatttgtttgcgtAAGCGAGACTATAGAATAAATGCCGTCTCATAGAATTCCTGctttgcctatataaaaacccacacaactgtcccatttccccttaaaagaaacagaaaaatcaACTGCTTGAACTTGGCTTTTTGTAACTTTTATGTTCATTCAAATTTCAGGATATTTGTCCTTCTTTAATGaacttaatatattttaaaacactgGTATCCTTTCCTGTTTCGTCCTAACGTGTCACCTGTTGGTAAATGAATCTCTTGTGTTATAAAAAGTTGTTTATCTGCATGGTCGCTTTGAACTTTAAAAACGACGAtttg is a genomic window of Mercenaria mercenaria strain notata chromosome 18, MADL_Memer_1, whole genome shotgun sequence containing:
- the LOC123539053 gene encoding A disintegrin and metalloproteinase with thrombospondin motifs adt-1-like; translated protein: MKRNKLLTAYLTIFLFFVNSVVVDSLECFHCTNIDSVDNCTSISRCSYGQSCYLDFVSSGQTNVFNLGCIENQKCGVLPNNGPGIVGRDVNKRQSQTCHECCSTDNCNKHLCEHLKPTACVDSEKVDCAYMNTVANLCLDILHAKTICPRFCGLCSLVDGAWTDWSAWSSCDVTCENGTQSRHRTCTNPAPANGGLNCTGNEMETKVCQRELCPVHGGWTKWQDWETCSVSCDIGIQRHHRTCTNPVPDRFGDNCYGDTMDVKLCFPGPCANGGWSNWGVWDSCTVTCGGGTKTRSRTCTNPRPSPLGKNCEGDTNQVSACGNDVCLPNVAFNAYSVDDLSPAAGQTMVFTRVLVNEGGAYNNSTGEFTAPVHGTYSFSAQMCFANNQNLYFDIKVGDTTYASSYAFDASAVSCPMAQAVATVKKHQKVIVQWTHTTYTGNYIVRGDALRNYFTGIIVHA